Proteins from one Mytilus galloprovincialis chromosome 11, xbMytGall1.hap1.1, whole genome shotgun sequence genomic window:
- the LOC143052360 gene encoding uncharacterized protein LOC143052360, which produces MAGKDTLEELKLQPEEQIMKGFYTVKCVEVSTPITYKSESRGQSKMMNGILADSTDCVKFVLYDEAKFPLFNKGDCFVLNDFIKKPGSTIIITSKTDVFATSPDAIKVVDDITERIKKLTGSQNMDIMDACTSPKKTRCSIEGKVVLSSRPCTKRVSSSNEEVPFKRLKIKDKTSSVNIALWRDLSMTNVQSGSYVRLVNFNRTSTYDKKTKGQKPVLANMTGSSIEILPTPEEDDISSNEEDSEDENANYSINGNLIGLDSSNNYRCCLNEKCYYKKVNDKFTCPKCGNIFTPTTAGHAVVLKTLIQCDQKMQKLTIFTPQLKVLLESATIPVNRTNLNEAISSLKKKLPLKVFFQNEGDIIKNIKSI; this is translated from the exons ATGGCTGGAAAGG ATACACTAGAAGAATTAAAGCTTCAACCTGAAGAGCAGATAATGAAAGGATTCTACACAGTTAAATGTGTAGAAGTCAGTACACCAATTACATACAAATCAGAGTCCAGAGGTCAATCAAAGATGATGAATGGTATCCTTGCTGACAGCACAGATTGTGTTAAATTTGTATTGTATGATGAAGCTAAATTCCCTCTGTTTAACAAGGGAGATTGTTTTGTATTAAATGACTTCATCAAAAAGCCAGGCAG CACAATTATCATTACCTCAAAAACTGATGTTTTTGCAACATCACCAGATGCCATTAAAGTTGTGGATGACATTACCGAGAGAATAAAAAAGTTGACAGGATCTCAAAACATGGATATAATGGATGCCTGCACCTCACCTAAGAAAACAAGATGTTCAATTGAGGGGAAAGTTGTTCTT AGTTCCAGACCTTGTACCAAAAGAGTATCATCCTCAAATGAAGAAGTGCCATTCAAAAGGCTGAAGATTAAAGACAAAACTAGCAGTGTCAATATTGCTTTATGGAGAGATTTGTCTATGACAAACGTACAGTCTGGATCTTATGTCCGATTGGTAAATTTCAACAGAACATCAACTTATGacaaaaaaaccaaaggacagaAGCCAGTATTGGCAAACATGACTGGTTCATCTATTGAG ATTCTTCCCACACCAGAGGAGGATGACATATCCTCAAATGAGGAGGATTCCGAAGATGAAAATGCAAACTATAGCATAAATGGTAATCTGATTGGATTAGATTCGTCAAATAATTATAG gtGTTGTCTTAATGAAAAATGCTATTATAAAAAAGTGAATGACAAGTTTACCTGCCCAAAATGTGGGAACATATTTACACCAACAACAGCTGGACATGCTGTTGTTTTAAAGACACTTATCCAGTGCGATCAAAAGATGCAGAAACTCACTATCTTTACACCACAACTCAAAGTTTTGCTGGAATCAGCTACTATCCCAGTGAACAGAACAAATTTAAATGAAGCAATATCTTCTTTAAAGAAAAAGCTGCCATTAAAAGTGTTCTTCCAAAATGAAGGGGacatcataaaaaatattaaatcaatttaa